One genomic segment of Desulfovibrio inopinatus DSM 10711 includes these proteins:
- a CDS encoding helix-turn-helix transcriptional regulator: protein MTQALRTKEAAKVLNVSAGTLEVWRCKGRGPKYSKLGKVVVYDPADLQSFLDGCKVLTRDTMPRRAK from the coding sequence ATGACCCAAGCATTACGAACCAAGGAAGCGGCGAAGGTATTGAACGTTTCTGCGGGAACTCTTGAGGTATGGAGATGCAAGGGGCGCGGGCCGAAGTATTCCAAACTCGGAAAGGTTGTGGTCTATGACCCGGCGGACCTTCAATCATTTTTGGATGGCTGCAAAGTCCTGACCCGCGACACCATGCCCCGGCGGGCGAAATAG